Proteins from a single region of Apium graveolens cultivar Ventura chromosome 7, ASM990537v1, whole genome shotgun sequence:
- the LOC141673931 gene encoding uncharacterized protein LOC141673931, giving the protein MAFGLEAVSPVEVSLNSPRVEYFDSEASQEGIQLHNVLMEEIRDEAAMRVLQQQARTSAYFNKKVKVKQFLVGDLVLRESAASQPAITGKFKAPWEGPYQVIIRN; this is encoded by the coding sequence ATGGCTTTTGGCTTGGAAGCAGTTTCACCTGTTGAAGTGTCTCTCAACTCACCAAGGGTCGAATATTTTGATTCCGAAGCCTCGCAAGAAGGAAtccaacttcacaatgttcttatGGAAGAAATCAGGGATGAGGCAGCAATGAGAGTCCTCCAGCAGCAAGCGCGCACATCAGCTTATTTCAACAAAAAAGTAAAGGTTAAGCAGTTTCTTGTTGGGGATCTAGTTCTTCGAGAGTCGGCAGCTTCACAGCCCGCCATCACGGGAAAGTTTAAAGCCCCATGGGAAGGACCTTATCAG